In the Campylobacter concisus ATCC 51562 genome, one interval contains:
- the fliD gene encoding flagellar filament capping protein FliD yields the protein MAVGNVTNLGIGTKNSGLNDDLIKKLKEADEAGQIKPLTKRLERNDLKQKDLAALKTLVSNVNVSGKTLGGEALYLKRTTNNAGKSVTASAANGVSVQNFSIDVQKLAQKDTFQSSNFKNASSLVGATNNGSFDVEIDGQKFSISVTRSTTYQDIVDKINDISGGKLQARILNVGGDKPNQIMLQSGNTGATQTIKFSNDTAGVLDKLGWDSTQFQDKDANGTLLTNPDGTPKMTSNFEKNRILKAQDAEFTYNGVNVKRSKNTFNDLRPGISITLNETGKTNVSVSQDTKEVIKAVEEFIKDYNLMTMNLGIATKYDEEKGAGTFQGVSEISSLRSNIGRLVNGQDSEGKALSKYGIVPDKDGQLQLDLNKLNAALSKDPEEIQKFFMGSSKIEPISYMGASTVSAGALDIKAGDLTINGKSVIFSTTATATAEENALKLQQAINDAGITGVTASLDKSGKRIVLKRSDGENIEVKGKNSALTALGMNEATINPVTKKTDGLFTKLAKMLDGVVGKSGTMVAMQNQLKDENESITKNKESTQKLLDEKYTTMQERFIKYNAIIASLENQFSTLKSMIDAEINSRK from the coding sequence ATGGCAGTAGGTAACGTAACAAATTTAGGCATCGGTACAAAAAATAGTGGTCTAAATGACGATCTTATCAAGAAATTAAAAGAAGCAGATGAAGCAGGACAGATCAAGCCTTTAACAAAAAGGCTAGAAAGAAATGACCTAAAGCAAAAAGACCTTGCAGCGCTAAAAACTCTAGTTAGCAACGTAAACGTAAGTGGCAAAACACTTGGCGGAGAGGCACTTTATCTAAAAAGAACTACAAATAACGCTGGCAAAAGCGTAACAGCCTCAGCGGCAAATGGCGTTAGCGTGCAAAATTTTAGTATCGATGTGCAAAAACTTGCTCAAAAAGATACATTTCAAAGTTCAAATTTCAAAAACGCTTCAAGCTTAGTAGGTGCGACAAATAATGGCTCTTTTGATGTTGAAATCGATGGACAAAAATTTTCTATTAGCGTAACTAGATCAACCACATATCAAGATATTGTAGACAAGATAAATGATATCAGTGGCGGTAAATTACAAGCTAGAATTTTAAATGTTGGCGGAGATAAGCCAAATCAAATCATGCTTCAATCAGGCAACACTGGTGCAACACAGACTATTAAATTTTCAAATGATACGGCTGGTGTTTTAGATAAGCTTGGCTGGGATAGTACGCAGTTTCAAGATAAAGATGCAAATGGCACTCTACTAACAAATCCTGATGGCACACCAAAGATGACATCAAATTTTGAAAAAAATAGAATTTTAAAGGCACAAGATGCGGAATTTACATATAACGGAGTAAATGTAAAAAGAAGCAAAAACACCTTCAACGACTTAAGGCCGGGAATTTCTATTACATTAAATGAAACTGGTAAAACAAACGTAAGCGTCTCTCAAGATACAAAAGAAGTAATAAAAGCGGTTGAAGAATTTATCAAAGACTACAACCTAATGACCATGAACCTTGGTATAGCTACAAAATATGACGAGGAAAAAGGAGCTGGCACTTTCCAAGGCGTTAGCGAAATTTCAAGCTTAAGATCAAACATTGGTCGTCTTGTAAATGGACAAGATAGCGAAGGCAAAGCATTAAGCAAATATGGCATAGTACCTGATAAAGACGGACAGCTTCAGCTTGATCTAAATAAGCTAAATGCAGCTCTTAGCAAAGATCCTGAAGAGATTCAGAAATTTTTCATGGGATCAAGCAAGATCGAGCCAATAAGTTATATGGGTGCATCGACTGTTAGCGCTGGAGCACTAGACATAAAAGCCGGCGATCTTACGATAAACGGCAAGTCAGTTATATTCTCAACTACTGCCACAGCCACAGCCGAAGAGAACGCACTAAAACTTCAACAAGCTATAAATGACGCTGGCATAACTGGAGTTACAGCCAGTCTTGATAAAAGTGGCAAAAGAATCGTCTTAAAAAGAAGCGATGGCGAAAATATCGAGGTAAAAGGTAAAAATTCAGCCTTAACAGCTCTAGGCATGAATGAAGCTACTATAAATCCAGTAACTAAAAAGACAGATGGGCTATTTACAAAGCTAGCTAAAATGCTTGATGGTGTCGTTGGCAAAAGTGGTACGATGGTTGCTATGCAAAATCAATTAAAAGATGAAAATGAGTCGATCACAAAAAACAAAGAGAGCACACAAAAGCTTTTAGATGAGAAATACACAACAATGCAAGAGCGTTTTATCAAGTATAACGCTATCATAGCAAGTTTAGAAAATCAGTTCTCAACACTAAAATCAATGATCGATGCAGAGATAAATAGCAGAAAATAA
- the fliS gene encoding flagellar export chaperone FliS, with product MNQSAYSAYAQSSFGGIESPTKLIEMLYDGILKFIFRTKKAIEAGDIEKKVYYINRTNAIFVELLNSLDYSQGDVAHYLSGLYTRQMQLLAMANIQNDIAALNEVTNVVKQLSEAWREVTSGE from the coding sequence ATGAATCAAAGTGCATATAGTGCATACGCACAGTCTAGTTTTGGGGGCATTGAGTCCCCAACTAAATTAATAGAAATGCTTTATGACGGGATTTTAAAATTTATATTTCGTACAAAAAAGGCGATAGAAGCTGGAGATATAGAGAAAAAAGTTTATTATATTAATAGGACAAACGCTATTTTTGTTGAGCTTTTAAATTCGCTTGATTATTCTCAAGGCGACGTGGCCCACTATCTTAGCGGCCTTTATACAAGACAGATGCAGCTTCTTGCTATGGCAAATATACAAAATGATATCGCAGCCTTAAATGAAGTAACCAATGTCGTAAAGCAACTATCAGAAGCATGGAGAGAGGTAACTTCAGGTGAATAG
- a CDS encoding Type 1 glutamine amidotransferase-like domain-containing protein has translation MANIFLCSYFAEVASKIDEVVNFQGKDIVFIDTAAKFEEVNFYVDEAVEILEKFGVRLRRLDVSCAKDSAALVSSQDEPSCEDEILSTISQCDIIYVSGGNTFYLLNELRKSCAAQAIKNAVKAGKIYIGESAGAIVAAPDTRYATLMDENSAKTSDFTGLNLVDFFTVPHFGCEPFVEATHEIMEKFGDLYDLRPINNAEFISL, from the coding sequence ATGGCGAATATTTTTCTTTGCTCTTATTTTGCGGAGGTTGCGAGCAAGATTGATGAAGTGGTAAATTTTCAAGGCAAAGATATTGTTTTTATCGATACGGCAGCAAAATTTGAAGAAGTGAATTTTTATGTAGACGAAGCGGTGGAGATTTTAGAAAAATTTGGCGTGAGGCTAAGACGCCTTGACGTCTCTTGCGCCAAGGATTCGGCAGCGCTAGTATCTAGTCAAGATGAGCCATCTTGTGAAGATGAAATTTTATCTACCATTAGTCAGTGCGATATCATTTACGTTAGCGGTGGAAATACATTTTATCTGCTTAATGAGCTACGAAAATCGTGCGCCGCCCAAGCTATAAAAAATGCGGTCAAAGCGGGTAAAATTTATATCGGCGAGTCGGCGGGAGCGATCGTGGCTGCACCAGATACTAGATATGCTACGCTTATGGATGAAAATAGCGCGAAAACGAGTGATTTTACAGGGTTAAATTTGGTGGATTTTTTCACAGTACCACACTTTGGCTGCGAGCCTTTTGTGGAGGCTACGCACGAGATAATGGAGAAATTTGGCGACTTGTACGATTTGCGACCTATAAATAATGCTGAATTTATTTCACTTTGA
- the truD gene encoding tRNA pseudouridine(13) synthase TruD, with translation MQETTTFKPLYALTHAPIEAYFSKNSDDFVVREIPLYEFSGDGEHLIVEISKKDMTTQEALHVLSEVTGAKMRDFGYAGLKDKQGMTTQFISMPRKFESNLANFSHEKMKILSLNAHKNKLRIGHLKGNSFFIRLKKVLPSNAKKLEQAFVSIDKMGYANYFGYQRFGKFGDNAETGLELLKNGTINGKKSKNVKLNDFLISAYQSDLFNRWLSKRVEISRFAQDFSLSELAQIYPYLRGENLKNLKSQKRFFKLMEGEVLGHYPHGKCFLCEDLDAEGTRFDARDITSCGLIPGAKAYEAQGAARAAEDQIFAQANEYKAKMTGSRRFAWCYLEDTSYKYNEEKAHFTINFTLQKGSYATVVLEEILHKNIFE, from the coding sequence ATGCAAGAAACCACCACTTTTAAGCCACTTTACGCACTCACTCATGCACCCATCGAGGCATATTTTTCTAAAAATTCAGATGATTTTGTCGTGCGTGAGATACCACTTTACGAGTTTAGCGGTGACGGTGAGCACTTAATCGTTGAAATTTCTAAAAAAGATATGACGACGCAGGAGGCTTTGCATGTCTTAAGCGAGGTTACAGGAGCTAAGATGCGCGACTTTGGCTATGCCGGGCTAAAGGACAAGCAAGGCATGACGACGCAGTTTATCTCGATGCCACGCAAATTTGAGAGCAATCTAGCAAACTTTAGCCACGAAAAGATGAAAATTTTAAGCCTAAATGCGCATAAAAATAAGCTTCGCATCGGACATCTAAAGGGAAATAGCTTTTTTATCCGCTTAAAAAAAGTACTACCAAGTAATGCCAAAAAGCTAGAGCAAGCATTTGTTAGTATCGATAAAATGGGCTATGCAAACTACTTTGGCTATCAGCGTTTTGGTAAATTTGGCGATAATGCTGAAACTGGACTGGAGCTACTTAAAAACGGGACGATAAACGGCAAAAAGAGCAAAAACGTAAAGCTAAACGACTTTTTGATCTCGGCATATCAAAGTGATCTTTTTAATCGCTGGCTTAGCAAACGCGTGGAGATTTCGAGATTTGCGCAGGATTTTAGCCTCTCCGAGCTAGCTCAAATTTACCCGTATCTGAGAGGCGAAAATTTGAAAAATTTAAAATCGCAAAAGAGATTTTTTAAGCTGATGGAGGGCGAAGTTTTGGGCCACTACCCGCACGGTAAGTGCTTTTTGTGCGAAGATTTGGACGCGGAGGGCACGCGCTTTGACGCTAGAGATATCACTAGCTGCGGGCTGATCCCGGGCGCGAAGGCATATGAGGCACAGGGTGCGGCCAGGGCAGCCGAGGATCAAATTTTTGCGCAGGCAAATGAATATAAAGCTAAAATGACGGGATCTAGGCGCTTTGCGTGGTGCTACTTGGAGGATACGAGCTACAAATATAACGAAGAAAAAGCACACTTTACGATAAATTTTACGCTGCAAAAAGGAAGCTACGCGACTGTTGTGCTAGAAGAAATCTTGCACAAAAATATCTTTGAGTAG
- a CDS encoding thiamine-phosphate kinase, whose product MDKENFTIECFGNAYIGDDAAVLGKQVFSKDIFAENSHFKHGWLSLEEIGYKAMIVNFSDTIVMNARPKFALLGLSLPKNFSPQQIKELSGGINRACEEFGVRIIGGDTISSKILNISVSVIGELNGKAVLRKNAKYGDLVAFTGELGGSKKGLNSLLRLAQISKNSRFKKPILRDKFFYKAAHLINSSMDVSDGLNADLTKLLKASKKGANFTKKLSKIELSSGEEYEILFTFSPKNLNAIKRIAAKTRTKINVFAKISNKRLKQNARNHHF is encoded by the coding sequence ATGGATAAAGAAAATTTCACGATTGAATGCTTTGGTAACGCTTATATTGGCGATGATGCGGCTGTGCTTGGCAAGCAGGTCTTTAGCAAGGATATTTTTGCTGAAAATTCGCACTTTAAGCATGGCTGGCTAAGCCTTGAAGAGATCGGCTATAAGGCGATGATCGTAAATTTTTCAGATACGATCGTGATGAATGCTAGGCCAAAATTTGCGCTTCTTGGACTTAGCTTGCCAAAGAATTTTTCGCCGCAGCAAATCAAAGAGCTAAGTGGCGGCATAAATAGAGCTTGCGAGGAGTTTGGCGTAAGGATAATCGGTGGCGACACGATAAGTAGCAAAATTTTAAATATAAGCGTTAGTGTAATTGGCGAGCTAAATGGCAAAGCTGTGCTTAGGAAAAATGCAAAATACGGAGATCTGGTGGCTTTTACTGGCGAGCTTGGAGGTAGCAAAAAGGGGCTAAATTCGCTTCTAAGGCTAGCTCAAATTTCAAAAAACTCACGATTTAAAAAGCCTATTTTAAGAGATAAATTTTTCTACAAAGCAGCTCATCTTATAAACTCCTCTATGGATGTCTCAGATGGGCTAAATGCCGATCTTACTAAGCTTTTAAAGGCTAGCAAAAAGGGTGCTAATTTTACAAAAAAGCTAAGCAAAATCGAGCTTAGTAGTGGCGAAGAGTATGAAATTTTATTTACTTTTAGTCCTAAAAATTTAAACGCCATCAAAAGGATCGCCGCAAAAACACGGACAAAGATTAACGTCTTTGCAAAAATTTCAAATAAAAGGTTAAAACAAAATGCAAGAAACCACCACTTTTAA